A section of the Bacillus sp. HSf4 genome encodes:
- a CDS encoding transaldolase family protein yields MKMLVDTADIAKIEHLLGSFPIDGVTTNPALIAKEKRPFKQHIQEIRRLLPSRLPLHVQIIAEDCAGIIEQAKYVHDWLDGNVWIKIPVTNEGLHAIQKLTADNIKTTGTTVYTPLQAVLAAKAGAGYVAPYVNRIDQECGDGAGVVKTIAEVFHTYRLNCKVLAASFKHNGQIIAAMEAGSHEATISPELLANMPGLPAVKRDLEGFRDVWQSQYGTFSL; encoded by the coding sequence ATGAAAATGCTGGTTGATACAGCCGATATAGCAAAGATTGAACATTTGCTGGGTTCCTTTCCCATTGATGGAGTGACGACGAATCCTGCTTTAATTGCGAAAGAAAAACGCCCTTTTAAACAGCATATTCAAGAGATTCGCCGGCTTCTTCCAAGCCGCCTGCCCCTTCATGTGCAAATCATTGCCGAGGATTGTGCAGGCATAATAGAGCAGGCGAAATATGTGCATGACTGGCTGGACGGTAACGTGTGGATTAAAATTCCGGTAACGAATGAAGGTCTGCATGCCATTCAGAAGCTTACAGCAGACAACATCAAAACAACAGGGACAACGGTTTATACCCCTTTACAGGCGGTTCTTGCAGCAAAAGCCGGAGCCGGATATGTCGCGCCATATGTCAATCGGATTGATCAAGAATGCGGCGACGGGGCAGGTGTTGTCAAAACGATTGCCGAAGTATTTCATACTTACCGATTGAACTGCAAAGTGCTTGCGGCAAGTTTTAAACATAACGGCCAGATCATTGCCGCCATGGAGGCGGGGAGCCATGAGGCGACGATCAGTCCGGAGCTTTTGGCGAATATGCCTGGTCTGCCGGCTGTCAAACGTGATCTTGAAGGATTTCGCGACGTGTGGCAGTCTCAATATGGAACATTTTCACTTTAG
- a CDS encoding YwqG family protein — protein MEKAFPLPEKMAGFRGQFEKSARDYLNLKVKKAKTGRYDSKLAGDPYFPKSERYPVDSQGKPMKLLAQINFSEMPQLEHFPDSGILLFFISVSDDVYGLNFDNPCEQTSFCIKYFEDLIDDEAELVTDFSFVKLEDELQFPIGCEASIIPEKRSELVSPADFQFEQYAGLDVWSFFEQFGDQEEAVFEEYHDMHGDFSHKIGGYACFTQTDPRIYDNGEHTMLLLQIDSDDDIDAMWGDVGIANFFIRPDDLKKKDFSNVLYHWDCC, from the coding sequence ATGGAAAAAGCGTTTCCATTACCTGAAAAAATGGCCGGATTCCGCGGACAATTTGAAAAATCAGCACGTGACTATTTGAATTTAAAAGTGAAAAAAGCAAAAACCGGCCGATATGACAGCAAACTGGCAGGTGATCCTTATTTTCCGAAATCTGAGCGCTATCCTGTAGACAGCCAGGGAAAACCGATGAAATTGCTTGCACAAATTAATTTTTCCGAAATGCCTCAGCTCGAACATTTCCCGGATTCAGGAATTCTGCTTTTTTTCATTTCTGTCAGCGATGATGTTTACGGTTTAAATTTTGACAATCCGTGTGAACAAACGAGTTTTTGCATTAAGTATTTTGAGGATCTGATTGACGATGAAGCCGAGCTTGTCACCGACTTTTCATTTGTCAAACTTGAGGACGAGCTGCAATTTCCGATTGGATGTGAGGCTTCAATTATACCTGAAAAGCGGTCTGAGTTGGTCTCTCCTGCTGATTTTCAATTTGAACAATACGCCGGACTGGATGTGTGGTCATTTTTTGAACAATTCGGAGATCAAGAGGAAGCGGTTTTCGAAGAGTATCATGACATGCACGGCGATTTCTCCCATAAAATCGGCGGCTATGCCTGTTTTACACAAACAGACCCGCGGATCTATGATAATGGGGAACATACGATGCTTCTATTGCAAATTGATTCGGATGATGACATTGACGCGATGTGGGGAGATGTAGGGATCGCCAACTTTTTCATTCGGCCCGATGATCTGAAGAAAAAAGATTTTTCAAACGTATTGTATCATTGGGATTGTTGTTAG
- a CDS encoding Wzz/FepE/Etk N-terminal domain-containing protein — protein sequence MEDKIGFKDVFLVLKKRFVLITVMTITAALSSAAVNFFFLTPVYQASAQILINGRQTSNFADIQTNLELINTYNAIMESPIILNQVKKDLSLRETAEELKKKITVVSENESQIVSISATDKDYSKAVNLANTVVSVFKRDIQNIMGEKTEVNIVAKAMPDASPVPISPNKTFNIAGFTAFGLLFGAGLAFLFELLKNTVKNEEDIEKELELSVLGNILYMKPKKGQAVNPHIFSGKDQTF from the coding sequence ATGGAAGATAAAATCGGTTTTAAAGACGTGTTCCTCGTGTTGAAAAAAAGGTTTGTTCTCATCACCGTGATGACCATAACGGCAGCTTTGTCCAGCGCCGCCGTCAACTTTTTTTTCCTTACACCGGTTTATCAGGCATCTGCTCAAATCCTCATCAACGGCCGTCAAACCTCTAATTTCGCCGACATTCAGACCAATCTCGAACTCATCAACACCTATAACGCCATTATGGAAAGCCCGATCATACTCAATCAAGTCAAAAAAGACCTCAGCCTGCGGGAAACGGCTGAAGAGCTGAAGAAAAAAATAACGGTTGTCAGTGAAAACGAGTCGCAGATTGTCAGTATATCCGCCACTGACAAGGATTATTCCAAGGCGGTGAATCTCGCCAATACCGTTGTTTCCGTTTTTAAGAGAGACATTCAAAATATCATGGGCGAAAAAACCGAAGTCAATATTGTGGCAAAAGCCATGCCAGACGCTTCACCGGTTCCGATCAGTCCGAATAAAACGTTTAATATCGCCGGATTTACAGCATTCGGTCTGCTGTTTGGAGCGGGGCTCGCGTTTCTTTTTGAACTTTTGAAAAACACCGTCAAAAACGAAGAGGACATTGAAAAGGAGCTGGAGCTGTCCGTCTTAGGAAACATTTTGTATATGAAGCCGAAAAAAGGCCAGGCTGTAAATCCGCATATCTTCAGCGGGAAAGATCAGACGTTTTAA
- a CDS encoding Cof-type HAD-IIB family hydrolase, translating to MRMIALDLDGTLLNSGSKVAEESIDAIIKAREHGIEVVIATGRASFDVEAIFNPTGLKTWIISANGAVIHDPEGRLYHAVPIDRNKAEGILQWLEEKNYYYEVFSDDAIFTPQNGKELLEIELDRLKSANPEADLSRLQLAAEQQLSQHGYAYIGSYRELFQPDRNVNVYNILGFSFDQEKLKKGWQRFEGEKDLTLVTSAEHNFELEHLQASKGLALEKLSQKLGIPLCETAAVGDSLNDYSMLKIAGKSFAMGNAREDIKEMADEVAPTNDENGVAWVIHQLIEQVKSV from the coding sequence ATGAGAATGATTGCGTTGGATTTGGATGGAACGCTTTTAAATAGTGGAAGCAAAGTCGCCGAAGAAAGCATAGATGCGATAATAAAAGCCAGGGAGCATGGGATTGAAGTGGTGATTGCCACAGGAAGGGCTTCATTTGATGTAGAGGCGATTTTTAATCCGACCGGCTTGAAGACATGGATCATCAGCGCAAACGGTGCGGTGATTCACGATCCAGAAGGCCGCCTGTACCATGCCGTTCCGATTGATCGGAACAAGGCGGAAGGAATTCTTCAGTGGCTTGAAGAAAAGAATTACTATTATGAGGTATTCAGCGATGATGCGATCTTTACACCGCAAAATGGAAAAGAGCTCCTTGAGATCGAATTGGACCGCTTAAAAAGTGCAAATCCCGAAGCCGACTTATCCAGGCTGCAGCTGGCCGCCGAACAGCAGCTCAGCCAGCATGGATATGCCTATATCGGCTCCTATCGCGAGCTTTTTCAGCCTGACCGGAATGTGAATGTATACAACATCTTGGGCTTTTCGTTTGATCAAGAAAAGCTTAAGAAAGGCTGGCAGCGATTTGAAGGTGAAAAAGACCTCACACTTGTCACTTCGGCAGAGCACAACTTTGAGCTGGAACACCTTCAGGCATCAAAAGGACTCGCTTTGGAAAAGCTTTCTCAAAAACTCGGCATTCCTCTTTGCGAAACAGCAGCCGTCGGTGACAGCCTCAATGATTATTCCATGCTGAAAATAGCGGGAAAAAGCTTTGCCATGGGAAATGCCCGTGAGGATATTAAAGAGATGGCGGATGAAGTGGCGCCGACAAACGATGAAAATGGCGTGGCTTGGGTGATCCATCAGCTGATTGAACAAGTAAAATCGGTTTAA
- a CDS encoding PTS glucitol/sorbitol transporter subunit IIB, translating into MSSYRSVVVSRGQGGFGGPLVITPDGEKNKIVYITGGNKPEIADRLAELTGCELVDGFKTTVPEKEMAAVIIDCGGTLRCGLYPQKRIPTINLMATGKSGPLAAHITEDIYVSGVKKENIKLHEAEEEPKQSNILKENHIENKQNHYSTEKKISEQQAPKGLMARIGMAMGSVVSVFYQAGRDAIETVIKTILPFMAFVALLIGVIKESGIGDIFAKFLSPFAGSLPGLLLISLVCSFPLLSPFLGPGAVIAQVVGSLIGVEIGKGNIPPNLALPALFAINSQAAADFVPVGLGLAEAEVETVEVGVPSVLYSRFLTGAPTVFIAWLASFGLYDS; encoded by the coding sequence ATGAGTTCCTATCGTTCAGTTGTCGTTTCAAGAGGACAGGGAGGATTTGGCGGACCGCTTGTGATCACCCCTGATGGAGAGAAAAATAAAATCGTTTATATCACGGGAGGAAACAAACCGGAGATCGCCGACCGTTTGGCGGAGCTGACAGGCTGTGAGCTTGTCGACGGCTTTAAGACGACGGTTCCCGAAAAAGAGATGGCCGCAGTGATCATTGACTGCGGAGGCACGCTTCGCTGCGGTCTTTATCCGCAAAAACGAATCCCGACAATCAACCTCATGGCAACCGGGAAAAGCGGGCCGCTCGCCGCACATATTACGGAAGATATCTATGTTTCAGGCGTAAAAAAAGAGAATATTAAACTGCATGAGGCTGAAGAGGAGCCGAAACAGTCCAATATTCTAAAAGAAAATCATATTGAAAATAAACAAAACCATTATAGCACAGAGAAAAAAATTAGTGAACAGCAGGCGCCTAAAGGACTGATGGCAAGAATCGGGATGGCGATGGGATCTGTTGTCAGCGTCTTTTATCAGGCTGGCCGGGATGCAATTGAAACCGTTATCAAAACGATTCTGCCTTTCATGGCATTTGTCGCCTTGTTGATCGGCGTCATTAAAGAGTCGGGAATCGGCGATATTTTTGCCAAATTTCTGTCTCCTTTTGCAGGCTCTTTGCCGGGCTTGCTATTAATCTCGCTCGTCTGCTCATTTCCGCTGCTTTCCCCGTTTCTCGGACCTGGGGCGGTGATCGCCCAGGTTGTCGGTTCATTGATCGGGGTGGAGATTGGCAAAGGTAATATTCCGCCGAATTTGGCGCTGCCGGCCTTGTTCGCGATCAATTCACAAGCTGCCGCCGACTTTGTTCCCGTCGGTCTCGGACTTGCGGAAGCGGAAGTCGAAACGGTTGAAGTCGGAGTGCCATCCGTCCTTTATTCGCGTTTTTTGACGGGGGCGCCGACCGTTTTCATTGCCTGGCTGGCAAGCTTTGGACTATATGACAGCTAG
- a CDS encoding PTS glucitol/sorbitol transporter subunit IIA has translation MVMLYKTTVNKIGVLSSAFADENMLILFGEGAPEELVDYCLSIDINPVESDFKEGDELLLGGKSYKVTAVGGAVAQNLASLGHITLKFDGSHAAELPGTLYLEEKPLPEVLVGDTIQIQRWS, from the coding sequence ATGGTAATGCTCTATAAAACGACGGTAAACAAGATCGGAGTCCTCTCATCCGCTTTTGCAGATGAGAACATGCTCATCCTGTTCGGCGAAGGAGCGCCGGAAGAATTGGTAGACTACTGTTTATCTATAGATATCAATCCTGTGGAAAGTGACTTTAAAGAAGGCGATGAACTTTTGCTGGGCGGAAAGTCTTACAAAGTGACAGCCGTTGGAGGAGCCGTTGCCCAAAATCTGGCCAGCCTCGGCCATATCACGCTGAAGTTTGACGGATCCCACGCTGCTGAATTGCCCGGGACACTGTATCTTGAAGAAAAACCATTACCTGAAGTATTGGTCGGAGACACCATTCAAATTCAAAGATGGTCATAA
- a CDS encoding DEAD/DEAH box helicase, translating to MASLKEIVIHVEQSEDCTFILSCYDQQQQQLSRSEMERHLFQWHESSFYGTFLEDAGLETPAVVLSPWMAAEFLGKNSFNSFSEIILTEETEPLMKTASTIYEFIEDQDFLPDYEAWKQGVIRFKDQEGLLEGYTAEWFSRAVEDYIDYHDELKAKWEEIVAHSPAVTTFQGHFLDEEDFLETIGWRENPAPFTVGLRLNEPEFDGDDWKIELFLRDKKSGDIRFFDGLNSLKKSWKTYADKIAREQDRFRQIVPWLSIESGTTLLSEEEAWIFLSEASETLVNMGIEILLPSWWQIVKDSNMMLKAKVSQAPRGESFVGMNALMDFNWRFATNGIELTEEEFHQLVANKRRLVNIRGQWIKIDPNFIKQMKKLMERAETEGLHMSDILARELTDKNDMPDEDGLFDASAFSEVRFELSYQLKNMIRKLSHRDELPAYPIGKTFQGKLRAYQEDGVNWLIFLRNCGFGACLADDMGLGKTIQMIAYFAYLKEQGQKAPSLIIAPTSVLGNWQRELETFAPGLSAALHYGPKRPKGEAFLEFCKDQDIILTSYGLAQSDFDELASVTWNCICLDEAQNIKNAHTKQSRSIRKLNGLHHIALSGTPMENRLTELWSIYDFMNKGYLGSLGSFHKRFVLPIEKDRDEKRIEQLQQLIKPFLLRRTKRDQEVALNLPEKQEEKEFVPLSAEQASLYEQLVKDTFEHMTSLAGMQRKALILSMLGKLKQICDHPALYLKEFGSELLHGRSVKLEKLLELAKTVRESDESCLIFTQYIGMGDMMKRQLETSLGEPVKFLNGSLSKPERDKMVEQFQNKEFPILILSLKAGGTGLNLTAANHVVHYDRWWNPAVENQATDRAYRIGQQRFVHVHKLITTGTIEEKIDRMLESKQSLNDQIIQSENWITELSEDELEELFTLNASAITG from the coding sequence ATGGCGAGTCTTAAAGAAATCGTAATCCATGTCGAACAGTCTGAAGACTGCACATTCATTTTATCTTGTTATGATCAGCAGCAGCAGCAGCTCTCACGAAGTGAGATGGAAAGGCATTTATTCCAGTGGCATGAATCATCCTTTTACGGCACCTTCCTTGAAGATGCCGGTTTGGAAACACCGGCCGTTGTTCTGTCTCCCTGGATGGCGGCCGAATTCCTCGGGAAAAACTCGTTTAATTCCTTTAGCGAGATCATCCTGACCGAGGAAACGGAGCCTTTAATGAAAACCGCTTCAACCATTTATGAATTCATCGAAGATCAAGATTTCCTCCCCGACTATGAAGCATGGAAGCAAGGTGTTATACGCTTTAAGGACCAGGAAGGGCTGCTGGAGGGCTATACGGCGGAATGGTTTTCCCGCGCTGTGGAAGATTACATCGACTATCATGACGAGCTGAAAGCGAAATGGGAAGAGATCGTGGCGCATTCCCCGGCGGTCACCACATTCCAGGGGCATTTTCTTGATGAAGAAGACTTTCTTGAAACGATCGGCTGGCGTGAAAATCCCGCGCCGTTCACCGTCGGGCTCCGTTTAAACGAACCTGAGTTTGACGGCGACGATTGGAAAATCGAATTGTTTCTGCGCGATAAAAAAAGCGGCGATATTCGCTTTTTTGACGGTTTGAACAGCCTGAAAAAATCATGGAAAACCTACGCGGACAAAATCGCCCGTGAGCAGGACCGGTTCCGCCAAATCGTGCCGTGGCTTTCAATCGAATCGGGTACAACGCTTTTGTCAGAAGAAGAAGCTTGGATCTTCTTATCAGAGGCAAGTGAAACACTCGTCAATATGGGGATCGAAATCCTCCTCCCGTCGTGGTGGCAAATTGTTAAAGACAGCAATATGATGCTGAAGGCGAAGGTGTCGCAGGCTCCCCGCGGAGAATCTTTTGTCGGGATGAACGCGCTCATGGACTTCAACTGGCGATTTGCGACAAATGGAATTGAACTGACGGAGGAGGAATTTCATCAGCTTGTCGCCAATAAAAGGCGGCTCGTCAATATCCGCGGCCAATGGATTAAAATCGATCCGAATTTTATCAAACAAATGAAAAAGCTGATGGAGCGGGCGGAAACTGAAGGACTTCATATGTCAGATATTCTGGCGCGCGAACTGACGGACAAAAACGACATGCCGGATGAAGACGGCCTGTTCGACGCATCCGCTTTCAGCGAGGTTCGTTTCGAACTGTCCTATCAGCTCAAAAATATGATCAGAAAGCTGAGCCACAGGGACGAGCTTCCCGCCTATCCCATCGGCAAAACCTTTCAAGGCAAGCTCCGAGCCTATCAGGAGGATGGCGTAAACTGGCTGATTTTTCTCAGAAACTGCGGCTTTGGCGCCTGCCTCGCCGATGATATGGGACTCGGAAAAACCATTCAAATGATCGCTTATTTCGCCTATTTAAAAGAACAGGGGCAAAAAGCGCCGTCTCTGATTATCGCGCCGACTTCCGTCCTCGGCAACTGGCAGCGCGAGCTTGAGACGTTCGCCCCCGGCTTGTCGGCCGCGCTCCACTACGGGCCAAAACGCCCGAAAGGTGAAGCGTTTCTCGAGTTTTGCAAAGATCAGGACATTATTTTGACATCTTACGGCCTTGCACAGTCCGATTTTGACGAACTCGCTTCTGTGACGTGGAACTGCATCTGCCTTGACGAGGCGCAAAACATTAAAAACGCGCATACGAAGCAATCCCGCTCGATCAGAAAGCTGAACGGCCTTCACCATATCGCGCTGAGCGGAACACCGATGGAAAATCGTCTGACAGAGCTTTGGTCGATTTACGATTTTATGAATAAAGGCTACCTCGGAAGTCTTGGCAGCTTTCACAAGCGCTTCGTCCTGCCGATTGAAAAAGATCGTGATGAAAAGCGGATCGAGCAGCTCCAGCAGCTGATTAAGCCGTTTTTATTGCGGAGGACAAAACGGGATCAGGAGGTCGCGCTCAACCTGCCGGAAAAACAGGAGGAAAAAGAATTCGTGCCGCTTTCCGCCGAGCAGGCTTCCCTTTACGAGCAGCTCGTCAAAGATACGTTCGAACATATGACAAGCCTTGCCGGCATGCAGCGGAAAGCTTTGATCCTCAGCATGCTCGGCAAGCTGAAACAGATCTGCGACCACCCGGCCCTTTACTTAAAGGAATTCGGATCGGAACTTCTTCACGGCAGATCCGTCAAACTGGAAAAACTGCTCGAATTGGCGAAAACCGTCCGTGAAAGCGATGAAAGCTGCCTGATTTTCACCCAGTACATCGGAATGGGCGACATGATGAAGCGCCAGCTTGAAACATCGTTGGGCGAACCGGTCAAGTTTCTAAACGGAAGCCTGTCAAAACCTGAACGGGACAAGATGGTGGAACAGTTTCAAAATAAGGAGTTCCCTATCCTGATCTTGTCCTTAAAAGCGGGAGGAACAGGACTGAATCTGACGGCCGCCAACCATGTCGTCCACTATGACAGATGGTGGAATCCGGCGGTTGAAAACCAGGCCACAGACCGGGCATACCGAATCGGGCAACAACGCTTTGTACACGTCCATAAGCTCATTACCACCGGTACGATTGAAGAAAAAATCGACCGGATGCTCGAATCCAAGCAATCATTGAATGATCAGATCATTCAAAGCGAAAACTGGATCACCGAGCTTTCTGAAGATGAGCTTGAAGAATTATTCACACTGAACGCTTCGGCGATTACGGGTTAA
- a CDS encoding DeoR/GlpR family DNA-binding transcription regulator — protein sequence MYQEERLISIIDYLKEHKRISVDQICSLFQVSRDTARRDLVKLNEQGAIIRTRGGAILPTIHDEIKDYSGRLNIVSEEKSLIGKAAASLIREGDRIIFDASTTVQACAEHLPDLNCTIITNSINQAEVLSAKPGACIHLLGGKLQKEHRFLYGASVIEKLSCYHVDKAFIGVVGISEHGLTIAHEEDGMVKRKIISQAKQVIALADHLKIGKSDFYRYAELSDIDLLITDRLPGEAFQKLLDENGVELVVAGHEGNEEGEFTR from the coding sequence GTGTATCAAGAGGAAAGGCTTATTTCTATCATTGACTATTTAAAGGAACATAAACGGATTTCCGTTGACCAGATTTGTTCATTATTTCAGGTTTCAAGGGATACTGCAAGGCGCGATCTCGTCAAGCTGAATGAACAGGGAGCGATTATCAGAACAAGAGGCGGAGCGATTCTTCCGACAATTCATGATGAAATCAAAGATTACTCAGGACGGCTGAATATCGTGTCTGAAGAAAAAAGCTTGATCGGCAAAGCGGCCGCTTCACTGATCAGGGAAGGCGACCGCATCATCTTTGACGCATCCACCACCGTTCAAGCATGTGCCGAGCATTTGCCTGATCTCAATTGCACAATCATTACCAACTCGATTAATCAGGCGGAGGTTCTTTCTGCAAAACCGGGGGCCTGTATCCACCTGCTTGGCGGAAAACTGCAAAAAGAGCACCGGTTTTTATACGGCGCTTCCGTGATTGAAAAGTTGTCGTGCTATCATGTTGATAAAGCGTTCATCGGAGTTGTGGGGATTTCTGAGCACGGGCTTACGATCGCCCATGAAGAGGATGGGATGGTCAAACGAAAAATCATTTCCCAGGCGAAACAAGTGATTGCGCTCGCCGACCATTTGAAAATCGGAAAATCGGATTTTTATCGATATGCTGAGTTAAGCGATATCGATCTCTTGATCACAGACCGGCTGCCGGGGGAAGCTTTTCAGAAGCTGCTCGATGAGAATGGAGTGGAGCTCGTCGTAGCGGGGCATGAAGGAAATGAAGAGGGGGAGTTTACGAGATGA
- a CDS encoding SWIM zinc finger family protein: protein MLQSMIPKTVVMEAAEQFKHVLPCTAENIQLMKKALILYRQDSVYRVKPLNGHTVSAYVQDVVPVKVEIDLSDIKKSTCTCPAQNICRHVLAVYLYIYAQYERLGTFTEFWKEEKRRERQDMLVGQMHHKSGKDSLHSWISFFKSEFRRWEEYTPKNQQTMQYLYYGYFSSLKKRTPAEAELKKMYQIHAALATWLAMHTLIEKGRIDPEKDFYSLNPYIEQLMDTIYSAIDELKTYALSFSLDPFLEKTPAVLRELLLKRDIFQYERLRIFGEVWSALLSRPKWLKEELNILSGLKASPEVQFGRLHLEFLLKNDDAIFEKSAAFSPEILPYTFQWLGIMTAKKDWKRLKKWYEQLENLVEGFCRLDKPYREIRDVLSEFFLFLGDYSHHTKDEHVFERYCRKCLPYTFTEYSQFLYGKQRFMEWMEIHSLVGFSISEIGQNALKDIAAAAPEALIPSYHREIVELIEQKNRSAYKDAVKYLKKLRTFYKKLKKQAVWDRFMAQLSARYKRLRAFQEELKKGKLIDGES, encoded by the coding sequence ATGCTTCAAAGTATGATCCCAAAGACAGTTGTAATGGAAGCGGCTGAACAGTTTAAGCATGTACTGCCGTGCACTGCTGAGAACATTCAGCTGATGAAAAAAGCGCTGATCTTATACAGACAAGATTCCGTTTACAGAGTCAAGCCGCTGAACGGGCATACAGTCTCCGCTTACGTTCAGGATGTTGTCCCGGTTAAGGTTGAAATCGACCTATCCGATATCAAAAAAAGCACCTGTACATGCCCTGCCCAAAACATCTGCCGCCATGTGCTTGCCGTTTACTTATATATATATGCACAATATGAACGATTGGGCACTTTCACGGAATTTTGGAAAGAAGAGAAACGGCGCGAGCGCCAGGACATGCTGGTTGGGCAAATGCATCATAAGTCTGGGAAAGATTCGCTGCACAGCTGGATCAGCTTTTTCAAAAGCGAATTCAGGCGTTGGGAGGAGTATACGCCGAAAAACCAGCAGACGATGCAATACCTGTATTACGGCTATTTTTCAAGTTTAAAAAAGCGGACACCGGCTGAGGCGGAACTAAAAAAAATGTACCAGATCCATGCGGCCCTTGCGACATGGCTGGCCATGCATACATTAATTGAAAAAGGCCGGATCGACCCGGAGAAAGATTTTTATTCGCTCAACCCTTACATCGAACAGCTGATGGATACGATCTACAGCGCGATCGATGAACTGAAGACATATGCGCTGTCCTTTTCCCTAGACCCGTTTTTGGAAAAGACGCCCGCCGTCCTGCGGGAACTGCTTCTAAAACGGGACATTTTCCAATACGAAAGACTGCGGATTTTCGGAGAGGTATGGAGCGCACTCCTTTCACGCCCGAAATGGCTGAAAGAAGAGCTGAACATCTTAAGCGGACTGAAGGCGTCTCCCGAAGTTCAATTCGGCCGGCTTCATCTTGAGTTTCTGCTGAAAAACGATGATGCCATTTTTGAAAAATCGGCCGCGTTTTCTCCTGAAATCCTTCCGTATACATTTCAATGGCTCGGAATCATGACGGCAAAAAAAGACTGGAAGCGTCTAAAAAAATGGTATGAACAGCTGGAAAACCTTGTGGAAGGCTTTTGCAGACTCGACAAACCGTACCGGGAAATACGAGATGTCTTAAGCGAATTTTTCCTGTTTCTCGGAGATTACAGCCATCATACAAAGGACGAGCATGTGTTTGAAAGGTATTGCCGAAAATGTCTTCCATATACATTTACAGAGTACAGCCAATTTCTTTATGGCAAACAGCGGTTTATGGAATGGATGGAGATCCACAGCCTCGTCGGTTTTTCCATTTCAGAAATCGGACAAAATGCCTTAAAGGATATCGCGGCGGCAGCGCCTGAAGCGCTGATCCCTTCCTATCACAGGGAAATTGTCGAGCTGATTGAGCAGAAAAACCGCTCCGCTTATAAAGATGCCGTCAAATATTTAAAAAAATTGCGCACGTTTTATAAGAAGTTGAAAAAACAGGCTGTCTGGGACCGGTTTATGGCACAGCTTTCAGCCCGCTATAAAAGGCTGCGGGCATTTCAGGAGGAGCTAAAGAAAGGAAAGTTGATTGATGGCGAGTCTTAA
- the srlD gene encoding sorbitol-6-phosphate dehydrogenase produces MKINERKTALICGGGQSLGEALSYRMAEAGYDVAVADINGENAKKTAEEAAEKYGVKSLAVQADFTNEADVRQMVEKTAAEFKTIDVMVYSAGVAKSNKITDFQLKDWEKTLEVNLTGYFLCAKETANVMIKQGSGSIIQINSKSGKVGSKHNTAYSASKFGGVGLTQSLALDLAEHNIRVNSIMPGNLLKSPMFQSLIPQYAKKLGIPESEVERVYTEKVPLKRGCTYDDIANAVLFYASDQASYMTGQSINVTGGQVMH; encoded by the coding sequence ATGAAAATAAATGAACGAAAAACTGCATTGATTTGCGGCGGAGGGCAGAGCCTTGGCGAAGCCCTTTCCTACCGCATGGCCGAAGCCGGTTATGATGTTGCGGTTGCAGATATCAACGGTGAAAACGCGAAAAAGACCGCTGAAGAAGCGGCTGAAAAATATGGCGTCAAATCATTGGCGGTCCAAGCCGATTTTACCAATGAAGCCGATGTCAGACAGATGGTTGAAAAAACGGCTGCGGAATTCAAGACGATCGATGTCATGGTGTACAGCGCCGGGGTCGCAAAAAGCAATAAAATCACAGACTTTCAGCTGAAGGATTGGGAGAAGACGCTTGAGGTCAACCTTACGGGATACTTTCTCTGCGCGAAAGAAACGGCAAATGTCATGATTAAACAAGGAAGCGGGTCGATCATTCAAATCAATTCAAAATCCGGAAAAGTCGGCAGCAAACATAATACGGCTTATTCGGCTTCAAAGTTTGGCGGGGTCGGGCTCACCCAAAGCCTCGCACTTGATCTGGCAGAGCACAATATCCGCGTCAACAGCATTATGCCGGGGAACCTGTTGAAATCTCCGATGTTTCAAAGCTTAATTCCGCAGTATGCGAAGAAGCTGGGCATCCCGGAAAGCGAAGTCGAGCGCGTATATACGGAAAAAGTTCCGCTGAAGCGGGGCTGCACGTACGATGATATCGCCAATGCCGTTTTATTTTATGCATCCGACCAGGCGTCCTACATGACGGGCCAATCAATCAATGTCACCGGGGGACAGGTCATGCATTAA